The following is a genomic window from Streptomyces chrestomyceticus JCM 4735.
GCGGCAGCAGCGGCAGCATGTTGAACAGGAACAGCGACAGGTTGAACCCGGCGACCAGGAAGAGCATGGTCGCCACCCGCTGCTCCGGCGGGATGTCCAGCGAGAAGACCTCGCCGCCGACCCGGGCCGCGCCGACCACGCCCATCGGGGAGTCCTGCTTGCGCTCGCCGCCGTTGAAGGCGGCGTCCCACAGGTCGGGGACCTTGGCGGGCAGGTGGACCAGCGACTGGACGCCCTGTTCGACCATGCTGCCCATGCGGTCCACGGACTGGCCGAAGGTCTGCGGGACGATGCCGGTGGCCGGGGTGAAGCCGAGGAAGCCCGCGGTGACGTACTCGCCCGGCACGTACGAGCCGTTGCCGTCGGTCTTGGCGACCTTGTTCTCGATCAGGTCCGCGTGCAGTTGCTGCCGCTTGCCGTCCCGCTCGACGGTGATCGTCGCCGGGCCGGTGGTGTCCCGGATGCGCTGCTGGAGGGTGGCCCAGTCCGGTACGGGCTTTCCGTCGAAGTCCACGATCTTGTCGCCGGCCCGCAGGCCCGCGGCCTTGGCCGGGGAGTCCTTGGCGCCGGCCGTGCACTTGTCGGTCTTGGCGGAGGCCGCTATCACGCAGTCCGAGACCGAGCCGACCTGGGTGGTCTGGGTGTTGATGCCGAAGCCCATCAGCACGCTCATGAAGATCACGACCGCGAGGATCAGGTTCATGAACGGCCCGGCGAACATCACGATGACGCGCTTCCAGGGCTTGCGCGTGTAGAACAGGCGCTTCTCGTCACCGGGCTGCAGCTCTTCGAAGGCGGCCGAACGGGCGTCCTCGATCATGCCGCGCCAGGGGGACGTGGACCGGGCCGTTATGGCGCCGTCCTCCCCCGGCGGGAACATCCCGATCATGCGGATGTAGCCGCCGAGCGGTATGGCCTTGATCCCGTACTCGGTGTCGCCCTTGCGGCGCGAGAAGAGCGTCGGCCCGAAGCCCACCATGTACTGCGGCACCCGGATGCCGAACATCTTGGCCGTGGACAGGTGCCCGAGCTCGTGCCAGGCGATCGAGAAGAGCAGGCCGACGACGAAGACGACTATGCCCAGAACGGTCATCCATGTCGTCATGCGCGAGCCTCCGATGTCGTACGGGCCGCTCGGGCGGCCAGCTCACGGGCGCGGGCGCGCGCCCAGGTTTCCGCCTGCAAGACGTCCGCGACCGTGAGGGAGGTTCCCCTGGCCGGCGTACCGTGCTCCGCGACCGCCTCGGCGACCGTATCGACAATTCCTGTGAACGGCAGCCCGCCCTGCAAGAACGCGTCGACGCATTCCTCGTTGGCGGCGTTGAAGACGGCCGGCGCGGTGCCGCCCAGTTCACCGACGTGGCAGGCCAGCGGCACGGACGGGAACGCCTCGGTGTCCAGCGGCAGGAAGTCCCACTGGTGGGCCCTGGTCCAGTCGATGCCGGGGGCGGCGTCCGGCACCCGGTCCGGCCAGCCGATGCCCAGCGCGATCGGCATCCGCATGTCGGGCGGGCCGGCCTGGGCCAGGGTGGAGCCGTCGGTGAACTCCACCATCGAGTGGATGTAGGACTGCGGATGGACGACGACCTCGATCCGGTCGAACGGCACGTCGTACAGCAGATGCGCCTCGATGACCTCCAGCCCCTTGTTGACCAGGGTCGCGGAGTTGACCGTGATGACCGGGCCCATCGCCCAGGTGGGGTGGGCGAGCGCCTGCTCCGGCGTGACGGACGCCAGCTCCTCCTTCGTACGGCCCCGGAACGGCCCGCCGGAGGCGGTGACGACCAGCTTGCGCACCTCCTTGCGGGGGCCGCCCAGCAGGCCCTGGAAGAGGGCGGAGTGCTCGGAGTCGACGGGCACGATCTGGCCGGGGCGGGCCGCGGCCTTCACCAGCGGGCCGCCGACGATCAGCGACTCCTTGTTGGCGAGCGCCAGCGCGCGGCCCGCCTCCAGGGCGGCGAGGGTGGGCGCGAGGCCGATGGAGCCGGTGATGCCGTTGAGCACGGTGTGGCAGGGGGACGCGGCCAGCTCGGTGGCCGCGCCGGGCCCGGCGACGATCTCCGGCAGCGGCTCCCCCGCGCCGTACCGGGCGGACAGCGCCTCGCGCAGCGCCGGCACCACGTCCTCGCGGGACACCGCCACCGTACGGACCCGCAGCACGTGCGCCTGCTCGGCCAGCAGCGCCACCCGGCCGCCGGCCGCGGACAGCGCGGTGACCCGGAACCGGTCGGGGTTGCGCAGCACCAGGTCGACGGCCTGGGTGCCGATCGACCCGGTCGAGCCGAGGATCACGATGTCGCGCGGCCCGTCGCCGCCGCCGGTGAGCGGGGCGGGGGTGAAGCGCAGATGCGGGTCAGCGAGGGTGTCCGTCATGGGGACCATTGTTGCCGGTCCGGGCGTGGCCGTGAGCCGCAGGGGATTGTCAGTGGGTCGTGGGACCGTACGGGTATGGAACGAACGATGTCCCCTCCGGAGCGGCTGGCCGCCGAGCTGATGCCCGCCGGCGCGGCGGAGCGCTGGACGGCGCTGCTGCGTCCGGCGGTGCGCCTGACGCGGCCGGACGACCGCCGCGCACCGCTCGCCGGGCCGCCCGTGGGGTATCTGGGCGGCCGTCCCGAGCTGCCGGACGACGTGCCGTGGCCGGTGTGGGAGGGGAACGGACCGCTCACGTTCGTCGCTTCGCTGTCGCTGTCCGCACTGGCCGGCGCGGACCTGGACATACCCCTGCCCGGGGACGGCACGCTGCTCTTCTTCGTGTCCTACGGCCCCGGGCAGGGCGAGGGCGTGCCCGGCCTCGGCCCGGAGGGGCAGCGGGGCGCCCGTGTCGTGTACGTGCCCGAGGGCACCCCCGTCGCCGAGCGTCGGGTTCCCGGGGGCCTCGAAGAGCCGTACCGCCGTGTCCCGCTGTCGGCCGAGCCGGAGATGACATGGCCCCATCGCGAGGATTTCTGGCTGGGGGATCTGGTAGGTGCCTCACCCGGCGACGAGCTCCCGGAGTGGGTGGACGCCTTCGACGACGCCTTGACCGACCTCTCACCCACGATGTGGCACCGCGTGGGCGGCTACCCCATCCCCATACAGGGCGGGGTGGGCCCCGATCTGGGCGAGGACGAGGACCCGGACGACTGGGTGCTGCTCGCCCAGATCGACAGCGACGACCGGGCCCGGATGGAGTGGGTCCACCAGGGCACCCTGTACTGGCTGATATCCCGGGCGGACCTGGCCGCGCGCAACTTCGCGGCGGCGCGCTTCACCTGGCAGTTCCTCTAGAGCCCGGGTGAAGCGCGCCCCGCCCGGGTCAGCGGATCGGCCGGTGGACGTTCTCCTTCGCCGTCGGCCCGGGGGTCGCGTCGGCGATCCAGGGGCCGTCGCCGCTCGGGTCCACGACGCCTTCCTCCAGCCAGGTGTAGGTGCCGGTCAGCACGCCGGAGACGACCTTGCGGTCCAGGTCGTCGGTGTTGGTCCACAGCCGGCCGAAGAGTTCGTCCACGCGGATGCGGGCCTGTCGGCAGAACACGTCGGCGAGCTGGTGCGCCTCGCGGCCGTGGTCGTCGGTGGCGCGCAGGTGCTCGGCGCGTACGACGGCCGCGCTCATGGCGAAGAGTTCGGCGCCGATGTCCACGATCCGGCCGAGGAAGCCCTGCTTGGTCTCCATCCGGCCCTGCCAGCGGGACATGGCGTAGAACGTGGACCTGGCGAGCTTGCGGGCGGCGCGTTCCACGTACCGCAGATGCCCGGCGAGGTCGCCGAACTCCGCGTACGTGCGCGGCAACTGGCCCGGGCCCGCGACCAGCTTGGGCAGCCACCGGGCGTAGAACGTGCCGGCCTTGGCGGCGGCCTTGCCCTTGTCGGACAGGGACTTCTCGGGGTCGATCAGGTCACCGGCCACCGACAGGTGGGCGTCCACCGCCTCGCGGGCGATGAGCAGGTGCATGATCTCGGTGGAGCCCTCGAAGATCCGGTTGATGCGCAGGTCGCGCAGGATCTGCTCGGCGGGCACGGCGCGCTCCCCGCGGGCGGCGAGCGAGGCGGCCGTCTCGAAGCCGCGGCCGCCGCGGATCTGGACGAGTTCGTCGGCCATCAGACAGCCCATCTCGGAGCCGTACAGCTTGGCCAGCGCGGCCTCGATGCGGATGTCGTTGCGGTCCTCGTCGGCCATCTGGGAGGCGAGGTCGACGACGGCCTCCAGGGCGAAGGTGGTGGCCGCGATGAAGGAGATCTTGGCGCCGACCGCCTCGTGCTTCGCGATCGGCTTGCCCCACTGCTCGCGGGCGGCCGACCACTCGCGGGCGATCTTCAGACACCACTTGCCGGCGCCGACGCACATGGCGGGCAGCGAGAGGCGGCCGGTGTTGAGCGTGGTCAGCGCGATCTTCAGGCCGGCGCCCTCGGGCCCGATGCGGTTGGCGGCCGGCACCCGTACGCGGTGGAAGCGGGTGACGCCGTTCTCGATGCCGCGCAGGCCCATGAAGGCGTTGCGGTTCTCGACGGTGACGCCCTCGGCGGCGGCCTCCACGACGAAGGCGGTGATGCCGCCCTTGTGGCCCTCGCTCTTCGGGACGCGCGCCATGACGACCAGGAGGTCGGCGACGACGCCGTTGGTGGTCCACAGCTTCACGCCGTCGAGTACGTAGTCGTCGCCCTCGGGGACGGCCGTGGTCGCCAGCCGGGCCGGGTCGGAGCCGACGTCGGGCTCGGTGAGCAGGAAGGCGGTGATGTCCGTACGGGCGCAGCGCGGCAGGAAGACGTCCTTCTGCTCCTGGGTGCCGAATTGTTTCAGCGGCTGCGGTACGCCGATCGACTGATGCGCGGAGAGCAGCGCGCCGATGGCCGGGCTGGCGGAGCCGACGAGGGCGAGCGCCTTGTTGTAGTAGACCTGGGTGAGGCCCAGACCCCCGTACTTCGTGTCGATCTTCATGCCGAGGGCGCCGATCTCCTTGAGACCGTCGATGGTCTCGTCCGGGATCTGCGCCTCGCGTTCGATCCGGGCGCCGTCGATCTTCGTCTCGCAGAAGTCGCGGAGCTTGGCGAGGAACTCCTCACCGCGCTGGGCGTCCTCGTCGGCGGGGGTGGGGTGCGGATGGATGAGGTCGAGCCGGAAGCGGCCCAGGAACAGTTCCTTGGCGAAGCTGGGCTTGCGCCAGTCCTGCTCCCGGGCGGCCTCGGCGACCTGCCGGGCCTCGCGCTCGGACACATTGCGGGTGGATGGAGCGGTCATGAGGGGCTCACCTCGCCGCGGAGTCGGGTCTCGGAGTGGGTCGGCGGTCCACCGGGGACCGTGCGGTCGGCAGGCACGGAATCCGGCGTTCCGTGCGGTGCCGCGCCGAGCGGGCAGGCGTACGGTGTCCCGCGGCCGTCCGGCTACCGGTCAGTGCTACTTGTGAGTCTCTACCCGTTCCGTTGGACTTGCACCAGACTTCGCGGCACCGGCAAAGGCGGACGGGTGAGCACCGCCGACCGGATTACGCCCGTCCGGAGGCAGGCGGGAGACGGGGGGACGGCGGTGCCCGCGGTGTCTTCCCGGCCGTCAGCGGACGCCCGGCGTGACCAGTCCCGTCTCGTACGCCAGCACCACCGCCTGGGCCCGGCTGCACAGCCCCAGCTTGGCCATCGTGCGGTTCAGATGGGTCTTCACGGTGGCCTCGCTGATCACCAGCCGGGCCGCGATCTCCGGGTTGGACAGGCCCTTGGCGGTGTGCCGCAGCACCTCCCGTTCGCGGGCGGTGAGCGCCTGGAGGGACTCCGGCCCGTCGGCGGCCTCCGGAGCGGGCTCGTCCAGCCGCTGGGCGTACGCCTCGACCAGCCTGCGGGTCACGCTCGGCGCGAAGAGCATGTCGCCGCCCGCGACGGTGGCGATGGCCGAGAGCAGCCGCTGCGGCGGAGTGTCCTTGAGGAGGAAGCCGCTGGCTCCGGCGCGCAGCGCGGCGTAGACGTACTCGTCCAGGTCGAAGGTGGTGAGCACCACGACGTGCGGGGCCTGCCCGCCGGACTCGGCGGCGGCCCGCAGGATGCGTTCGGTGGCCGCGATGCCGCTGACCCCGGGCATCCGGATGTCCATGAGGATCACGTCGGGGCGGTGTTCGGCGGCCAGCCGGACCGCCTCCTCGCCGTCCGACGCCTCGCCGACCACCTCGACGTCGGGCGCGGCCCGCAGCAGGGCGGCCACACCGGCCCGGATGAGGACCTGGTCATCGGCCACCAGCACCCTGATCATGCTCTGTCGTCCCTTTCCGCGGCGGTGCCGGGCCCGCCGCGGGATGGACGGGCAGGGTGAGCAGCACCTGGAAGCCGCCGCCCGGTACCGGACCGGCGCGCAGACTGCCGCCGTAAATCCTGGCCCGCTCGCGCATCCCTATCAACCCGTGTCCGGTGGAGAGTTGGCCGGATGCCGACGGTGCGGAGGGTGGCGGCGGTGGGGCCGCGGCCCCGCGCGGCGGGGCGTGCGGGGCGTGTGGGGCGTGTGGGGCAGGCGTGCCGGGAGTGCCGGAGGTGCCGCCGTCGTCGCGCACCTCGACCGTGAGCCGGTCGGCGCCGTGGTCGATCCGCACGTCGACGCGGGCGGACCCGGCGTGCTTGAGGGCGTTGGTCAGGGCCTCCTGGACGACGCGGTAGGCGCACTGTTCCAGCCCCGGCGGGTACGGCCGCCGCTCCCCCGTCGTCCGCAGGGCGACCGGCAGCCCGGCGGCCCGTACCCGGGCGACGACCGTACCGATCCGGTCGAGGCCGGGCGCCGGTTCGTAGGCGTCGGCCGTCGCGCCCTCGCCCGTCTCCCGGCGGTCCACGGCGGCCGGTCCGCCCGCCATCTCCCTCGGGTCCACCCGGAGTACGGCGAGCAGCCGCCGCATCTCCTCCAGGGCCTCGCCGCTGGTTCCGGCGATGGTGCCCAGGGCGCGGCGGGCGGTGTCCGGGTCGGAGGTGAAGACATATCCGGCCAGTCCGGCCTGCACGGAGATCACGGACATGTGGTGGGCGACCACGTCGTGCAGTTCGCGGGCGATGCGCACCCGTTCCTCGGCGACCGCGCGCCGGGCGTTCTCCTCCTGCTCGCGGCGGAGCTGTCCGGCCATCTCGGCGAGCCGGACGTTGCGTTCGGCGGAGGTGCGGGCGACGTTGCCGAACCAGCACAGGATCACCGGGTACAGCACGCTCTGGCCGAGCGTGGTGGCCCACGAACTCTCCTCGCCCGTCAGCCCGGCGAAGTTCCAGAGCACGGCCAGCAGGACCGAGCAGCCGGCGGCGACGCGTGGCGGGCGGTGGGCGGCGACGGTGTAGAGGGCCATCAGCCCGGCGAGGCTGTTGACGACGGGCCAGTAGTCCAGCGCGATGTAGCCGCCCCACAGCAGGAAGACGGCCAGGCACACGGCGACGGGGGCCTGCCTGCGGGCCACGACCAGCAGGTTGATCAGGCAGGTCAGCGCGGAGCCGAGGCCGTCCAGGCGCTCCCAGCCGGCCGGCACGTTGTCGTGGCCGAGCAGCAGCGAGACGACGGCGAAGCCGGCCGCGATGCCCGCGTCGAGGGTCGGCGGCGGCACGCTCCGTACCCGCCGTCGCACCTCCCCGGCCACCCCGCCCATGCGCACGCCCGCAGCGTAACCCGGCGCGTACGGCGGGTCGTCGGCCCGGAGGAGTCGGTGCGGGTACCGCGGAAGTCGTACGTCCGGGCGGCCGGTACCGCGGAAGTCACACCCGGTTTTCCACCTCTGACGGGACGCCCCGGCGGGCGGCGGGCGCGTACGGTCGCCGTACCGCCACAAGAGTGCGGGGGCACGGGGGAAGGACAGCACCGCCGCACGGGGGAACGGGGGAGGCAACGCGCTCCGGGACAGGGTGCCGGAGCGCGTTGCTCGTCGGTCCGGCCGGTACGTCCGTACCGGCGGCCGGCCGGGTCCTACAGGTCCAGACCGGTCAGCACGAGCACCCGCTCGTAGGTGTAGTCCTCCATCGCGAAGCGCACACCCTCGCGGCCCACACCGGACTGCTTGGCGCCGCCGTACGGCATCTGGTCCGCGCGGTAGGACGGCACGTCGCCGACGATCACGCCGCCGACCTCCAGCGCCCGGTGCGCCCGGAACGCGGTCTGCACGTCGTGCGTGAACACGCCCGCCTGGAGGCCGTACTTGGAGTTGTTGACGGCGGCGAACGCCGCCTCCTCGCCGTCCACCTTCGTCAGGGTCAGGACCGGGCCGAAGACCTCCTCGCAGGCGAGGGTCGCGCCGGCGGGCACGTCCTCCAGCACGGTCGGCGCGTACGAGGCGCCGTCCCGCTTGCCGCCCGCGAGCAGCTTGGCGCCCGCGCCGACGGCCTCGTCCACCCACGCCTCGACGCGCTGGGCGGCGGCCTCGCTGACCAGCGGGCCGACCTCGGTCGCGTCGTCCGACGGGTCGCCGGTGACCTGTGCGTTGACGGCCGCCACGATCTTCGGGACCAGCCGGTCGTACACCGACGCGTCGGCGATCACCCGCTGCACGGAGATGCAGGACTGGCCGCCCTGGTAGTTGGAGAAGGTGGCGATGCGCTGCGCCGCCCAGTCCAGGTCGGCCTCGGAGGCGTAGTCCGCCAGCACCACGGCCGCGCCGTTGCCGCCCAGTTCGAGGGTGCAGTGCTTGCGCGGCACCGAGTCCATGATCGCGTAGCCGACCTGCTCGGAACCGGTGAAGGAGATCACCGGCAGCCGCTCGTCCTGCACCAGCGCCGGCATCCGGTCGTTGGGCACCGGAAGGATCGACCAGGAACCGGCCGGCAGGTCGGTCTCGGCCAGCAGCTCGCCCAGGATCAGGCCGGACAGCGGGGTGGCCGGGGCCGGCTTGAGGATGATCGGCACGCCCGCCGCGATCGCCGGGGCGATCTTGTGGGCGCAGAGGTTGAGCGGGAAGTTGAAGGGCGCGATGCCCAGCACCGTGCCGCGCGGGAAGCGGCGGGTCAGGGCGAGCCGGCCGGCGCCGCCCGCGTCGGTGTCCAGACGCTGCGCCTCGCCGCCGTTGAAGCGGCGGGCCTCCTCGGCGGCGAACCGGAAGACGGAGACGGCACGGCCCAGTTCGCCGCGGGCCCACTTCATGGGCTTGCCGTTCTCGGCGGAGATGAGCCGGGCGATCTCCTCGGTGCGCTCCACCAGGCGCCGCTGCACATGGTCCAGCGCCGCGGCCCGCACATGGGCGGGGGTGGCAGCGAACGCTTCCTGCACGGCGACGGAGGCCGCGACGGCCTCCTCGGTCTGGGCCTCGGTGGGAACGCTCACCGTGCCGACGAGACGGCCGTCCCAGGGGGAGGTGACGTCGAAGGTGTCCTCGCCGGTGGCCTGGCGACCGGCGAGCCAAAAGGCGGTGGGAGAAGTCACAGGGGTCCCGGCCCTTCCGAAGTGGGGGTGGTACGGACGGCCCTCGCGGGCCTGGGTCCACCGTAGGGGCGGGGTGCGGCCACGGCGTTTGTCCGGCGCGGAGTAGTCGTACGGCGCCGCCCGCCGCATTGGCGTACGCGGACGGGGCACGGGCCGTCTCCTGCGCCGGCTACTCCCCCGGAC
Proteins encoded in this region:
- a CDS encoding M50 family metallopeptidase; translation: MTTWMTVLGIVVFVVGLLFSIAWHELGHLSTAKMFGIRVPQYMVGFGPTLFSRRKGDTEYGIKAIPLGGYIRMIGMFPPGEDGAITARSTSPWRGMIEDARSAAFEELQPGDEKRLFYTRKPWKRVIVMFAGPFMNLILAVVIFMSVLMGFGINTQTTQVGSVSDCVIAASAKTDKCTAGAKDSPAKAAGLRAGDKIVDFDGKPVPDWATLQQRIRDTTGPATITVERDGKRQQLHADLIENKVAKTDGNGSYVPGEYVTAGFLGFTPATGIVPQTFGQSVDRMGSMVEQGVQSLVHLPAKVPDLWDAAFNGGERKQDSPMGVVGAARVGGEVFSLDIPPEQRVATMLFLVAGFNLSLFLFNMLPLLPLDGGHIAGALWESVRRAFARVFRRPDPGPFDVAKLMPVAYVVAGIFICFTLLVLVADVVNPVKLT
- the dxr gene encoding 1-deoxy-D-xylulose-5-phosphate reductoisomerase → MTDTLADPHLRFTPAPLTGGGDGPRDIVILGSTGSIGTQAVDLVLRNPDRFRVTALSAAGGRVALLAEQAHVLRVRTVAVSREDVVPALREALSARYGAGEPLPEIVAGPGAATELAASPCHTVLNGITGSIGLAPTLAALEAGRALALANKESLIVGGPLVKAAARPGQIVPVDSEHSALFQGLLGGPRKEVRKLVVTASGGPFRGRTKEELASVTPEQALAHPTWAMGPVITVNSATLVNKGLEVIEAHLLYDVPFDRIEVVVHPQSYIHSMVEFTDGSTLAQAGPPDMRMPIALGIGWPDRVPDAAPGIDWTRAHQWDFLPLDTEAFPSVPLACHVGELGGTAPAVFNAANEECVDAFLQGGLPFTGIVDTVAEAVAEHGTPARGTSLTVADVLQAETWARARARELAARAARTTSEARA
- a CDS encoding aldehyde dehydrogenase family protein yields the protein MTSPTAFWLAGRQATGEDTFDVTSPWDGRLVGTVSVPTEAQTEEAVAASVAVQEAFAATPAHVRAAALDHVQRRLVERTEEIARLISAENGKPMKWARGELGRAVSVFRFAAEEARRFNGGEAQRLDTDAGGAGRLALTRRFPRGTVLGIAPFNFPLNLCAHKIAPAIAAGVPIILKPAPATPLSGLILGELLAETDLPAGSWSILPVPNDRMPALVQDERLPVISFTGSEQVGYAIMDSVPRKHCTLELGGNGAAVVLADYASEADLDWAAQRIATFSNYQGGQSCISVQRVIADASVYDRLVPKIVAAVNAQVTGDPSDDATEVGPLVSEAAAQRVEAWVDEAVGAGAKLLAGGKRDGASYAPTVLEDVPAGATLACEEVFGPVLTLTKVDGEEAAFAAVNNSKYGLQAGVFTHDVQTAFRAHRALEVGGVIVGDVPSYRADQMPYGGAKQSGVGREGVRFAMEDYTYERVLVLTGLDL
- a CDS encoding acyl-CoA dehydrogenase family protein, with product MTAPSTRNVSEREARQVAEAAREQDWRKPSFAKELFLGRFRLDLIHPHPTPADEDAQRGEEFLAKLRDFCETKIDGARIEREAQIPDETIDGLKEIGALGMKIDTKYGGLGLTQVYYNKALALVGSASPAIGALLSAHQSIGVPQPLKQFGTQEQKDVFLPRCARTDITAFLLTEPDVGSDPARLATTAVPEGDDYVLDGVKLWTTNGVVADLLVVMARVPKSEGHKGGITAFVVEAAAEGVTVENRNAFMGLRGIENGVTRFHRVRVPAANRIGPEGAGLKIALTTLNTGRLSLPAMCVGAGKWCLKIAREWSAAREQWGKPIAKHEAVGAKISFIAATTFALEAVVDLASQMADEDRNDIRIEAALAKLYGSEMGCLMADELVQIRGGRGFETAASLAARGERAVPAEQILRDLRINRIFEGSTEIMHLLIAREAVDAHLSVAGDLIDPEKSLSDKGKAAAKAGTFYARWLPKLVAGPGQLPRTYAEFGDLAGHLRYVERAARKLARSTFYAMSRWQGRMETKQGFLGRIVDIGAELFAMSAAVVRAEHLRATDDHGREAHQLADVFCRQARIRVDELFGRLWTNTDDLDRKVVSGVLTGTYTWLEEGVVDPSGDGPWIADATPGPTAKENVHRPIR
- a CDS encoding sensor histidine kinase produces the protein MGGVAGEVRRRVRSVPPPTLDAGIAAGFAVVSLLLGHDNVPAGWERLDGLGSALTCLINLLVVARRQAPVAVCLAVFLLWGGYIALDYWPVVNSLAGLMALYTVAAHRPPRVAAGCSVLLAVLWNFAGLTGEESSWATTLGQSVLYPVILCWFGNVARTSAERNVRLAEMAGQLRREQEENARRAVAEERVRIARELHDVVAHHMSVISVQAGLAGYVFTSDPDTARRALGTIAGTSGEALEEMRRLLAVLRVDPREMAGGPAAVDRRETGEGATADAYEPAPGLDRIGTVVARVRAAGLPVALRTTGERRPYPPGLEQCAYRVVQEALTNALKHAGSARVDVRIDHGADRLTVEVRDDGGTSGTPGTPAPHAPHAPHAPPRGAAAPPPPPSAPSASGQLSTGHGLIGMRERARIYGGSLRAGPVPGGGFQVLLTLPVHPAAGPAPPRKGTTEHDQGAGGR
- a CDS encoding YwqG family protein, which encodes MERTMSPPERLAAELMPAGAAERWTALLRPAVRLTRPDDRRAPLAGPPVGYLGGRPELPDDVPWPVWEGNGPLTFVASLSLSALAGADLDIPLPGDGTLLFFVSYGPGQGEGVPGLGPEGQRGARVVYVPEGTPVAERRVPGGLEEPYRRVPLSAEPEMTWPHREDFWLGDLVGASPGDELPEWVDAFDDALTDLSPTMWHRVGGYPIPIQGGVGPDLGEDEDPDDWVLLAQIDSDDRARMEWVHQGTLYWLISRADLAARNFAAARFTWQFL
- a CDS encoding response regulator, with product MIRVLVADDQVLIRAGVAALLRAAPDVEVVGEASDGEEAVRLAAEHRPDVILMDIRMPGVSGIAATERILRAAAESGGQAPHVVVLTTFDLDEYVYAALRAGASGFLLKDTPPQRLLSAIATVAGGDMLFAPSVTRRLVEAYAQRLDEPAPEAADGPESLQALTAREREVLRHTAKGLSNPEIAARLVISEATVKTHLNRTMAKLGLCSRAQAVVLAYETGLVTPGVR